In one window of Pristiophorus japonicus isolate sPriJap1 chromosome 9, sPriJap1.hap1, whole genome shotgun sequence DNA:
- the LOC139273780 gene encoding zinc finger protein 664-like, with protein sequence MENPWKCGDCGKGFNCPSALETHRRSHTRERPFTCPTCGKGFTRSSHLTEHQRVHTGERPFTCTVCGKGFTYSSSLLAHQRIHTGERPFTCSVCEKGFTCSSSLVRHQHVHTGERPFTCPVCGKKFAASSHLIEHKHVHTGETVRLYRMWETVC encoded by the coding sequence atggagaatccgtggaaatgtggagactgtgggaagggattcaattgcccctctgcactggaaactcatcgacgcagtcacaccagggagaggccgttcacctgccccacgtgtgggaagggattcactcgttcatcccacctcactgaacaccagcgagttcacactggggagaggccgttcacctgcactgtgtgtgggaagggcttcacttattcatccagcctgctggcacaccagcgaattcacactggggagagaccgttcacctgctccgtgtgtgagaaaggattcacttgttcatccagcttGGTGAGACACCAGcatgttcacacaggggagaggccgtttacctgtcccGTGTGTGGGAAGAAATTCGCTGCATcttcacacctcattgaacacaagCATGTTCACACTGGAGAGACCGTTCGTCTGTACCGTATGTGGGAAACGGTTTGCTAA